The genomic stretch AGGACCATTGCGACAACAATGGCAATAGCAGCAACGATGAACATCATGAGTTGTCCTGCCTTTGCGCCGCTGGCTGCATGGCTTCAAGCCGCTTCTGCCGTGCCCATTCACGCCCTTCCGGAACATCCAGTGCGCAGACACGCTCGCCCATTGAGGTGATCCCGTCTACGTCCGCCAACTCTTCCGTCAGTGCATGAACAAGAATACTGCCTTCATACACATCAACTGTGACGGTGCCCGGGGTGAGCGTGATGGAATTCGCAAAGATGGTCTTGCCCATATCACTAGCTTGATAGGCCGGCACCCGCAACATGCCCGGGCTGAGAGAGAGCTTCGGGCTGAGGGCATGGCGGACAACCGCAACATTCGCTTTGCCGATTTCCAGCGTCAGCCAGAACATATAACTGAGAATGCCCGGGAAGATCCGGGTCGGGACGCCTTCC from Parvularcula sp. IMCC14364 encodes the following:
- a CDS encoding Na+/H+ antiporter subunit E; amino-acid sequence: MLRYILRIAGRHIALAIVLGLLWLALSGEEHWGNPTLAVFGAGSVLLCVWLADRAGMLDREGVPTRIFPGILSYMFWLTLEIGKANVAVVRHALSPKLSLSPGMLRVPAYQASDMGKTIFANSITLTPGTVTVDVYEGSILVHALTEELADVDGITSMGERVCALDVPEGREWARQKRLEAMQPAAQRQDNS